CGTACTTTGAATGGAACTTCAGCTCTAGGTAACTTCCAACCTCGGGGAACCATGGTGTGGAGAGCAGGACCGTAATATGAGGTGTCGATTCTACTTTGAATGTCGCATCATATATGGATGCCCATGGTTTCTTGACGACCTCTATCTTCAACTTAGGATCGAGCTCCATGACCGAAGTGGCGAAGACTACCGAGGGTTTCTCCTCGAACGCCGCCTCAGCACACCACCATAGTTCTATCGGATATTTATCGAGTTCGTTGTAGTACTTCGACTTCCTGAGCTCTTCCCTTGCTAACGCTAAATTCCTAGTGTAGTAAGTGACATCCTTTGGCGCACCTGGAATGTACCTTGCCACAGGACCTATGGCGGGTTGGCTGAACTCCTCCAGGAAGGCCTTTCTAGCTTGCTCATAGTCTAGAGCGTAGGCTAGAGCCCTCCTAATATGGACGTCATCTAACGGGGGCCTCTTCGTATTCAGGACGAATACGAACTGCTGCCCGAAGAGTTGGTTAGATACCCCTACACCCTCCCTTCCCATCATCTCCTTAATTGTCTCCGCTGGTAATGTGTAAGTTATATCTATCTCCTTCCTCAGCAACATGCTAACCTGAGTCGCTGCCTCAGGCGCAGGGAGTATCGTTACCTCGTCGGGAGCGTTCGGATTCACATAGCCCCAGTAATCCTTGAACCTCTCTAAGACGAGCCTCTCGCCCACTAAGTGCTCCTTTATCTTATAGGGCCCGGAACCAGCGTCATGTGTGAGAAGCCACTCCTTCCCATAGTCACCCATCTCCCCGTACTCGCCAGTGGGTTTGATGTGCTGCTTAACCTCCTCACTATCCAACACGTAGAACGTACTGAGAGCGTACAGGAAAGGTCCGTACACTTGCTTCATTTTTATCTCAACTGTGTAGTCGTCTATCGCCTTTATGCTATCTACTATCGGAGCGAATATCGCTGCAGGCCCTTGGCCGATCTTCAGAAGCCTCTCCATCGAGAATACAACGTCCTTCGACGTAAGTTCTCTGCCGCTGTGGAACTTCACACCCTTCCTGAGGTAGAACTTATAGGTCAGACCATCGCTTGAGACATCCCACCTCTCGGCGAGACCCAGCTTCGGATCTATATCGCCCGCAAGGCCCAGTCTGACGAGCGTATCATAAGTATTTTGAACAGATTGGTAACTTGCCCAATCTAGTATTACCGCAGGATCCATTTGAATTGGAGCTGTTAGGAATACCCTAAGTGTCTTCTTAGCTGGAACTGTAGTTGTTGGGGGAGTGGTCATCTCGGTAGGTGTTGTTGTGGGCGTAGTCGTTGGAGATGTTGGCGTTGGAGTTGCTGCGGGAGGTAGTGTTAGGAAGTAGGCTGCGGCTCCAATTATGATAATCAGAACAAGGATCGCTAAGATTAACTGAGTTCGAGTCACATATATCCCCCCATATTGGCTTCAGCATAGGGAGTCACGTGACTCCCTAGCCGCTGCACTTCACCTTGATTAATATAAATGTTTCCAGCTCGATTTTCGTCTTAATCTTGCAAAATAATTTTCTTTAATTATGTTTTGTTCACTACATTATATCACCAATAATGAATTTTAAGGAAATTTTATTTTGAATAGTTGCTGTTATTCCACAGTAATTTAATGAAAAACCAAGATTTTTACTAAAAAATTTTTAAAAAGAGGTCGCTTGACATGAGTCATAGGGAGTTCCTCCGAGGGAGTCTTGAGAGAATTCTAAGAGAGCAGCTTGTGCGCTGCCGACCCCTAGAACCTGATCCGGGTAATGCCGGCGTAGGGAGAGCGCCCTTCTCCTTATGCTTCACGCGAAAATAATCTCTTATCATCCTGTAAGGGTTTTTGGTCAAGGGCAGAGCCCAGTGCCGATATAGAGATCTGCAACTTCCCCTCCAAATACTCAACATGCTTCTTACACCCCTTGCATACTACGAAGTGCTTGCTCGTCTTAGGGGAGCGGATTCCCCGTCAGGCCACCCTGATCACATCCTCCTTCGAGATCGAGCAGTCATCCCTCCAAGCTTCCACGCATATATCATCCGATCCATAGTCCACTAGCACTACTGGAATGAACTCGCATCCCAATTCTCTCAACGCTTGGAGTCTGTGATGGCCGTCTATCACTATCATCGTCCTCCCATCGGCTAGAATGGGTCTCCTCAACTTTCCCTCCCTCAGGATGTCCCCCTTAATTTCCTTAATCCTCTCCCTTTCAGTCATCTCATGGACCCTGAGCACGCTGATCCTGAGGAGGACCGCCCTCATGGAACCACTGGGATATAACGATAGATATAGTGATAAGCGGGCTGTACCGCAGGGCCTAGCGGCATCATTGATCTGATAGGCAGAACCCCTCTAGTTAAGATTAAATATATTGAACCCCAACCCCAAGGTCGAGATCTACGCTAAGCTGGAAGGTCTCAACCCGGGAGGCTCCGTAAAGGATAGGATCTGCTTGAGGATGATAGAGGAGGCTGAGAAGGAGGGCAAGCTCACTAGGGACAAGGTGATACTGGAGCCCACCTCGGGCGACACGGAGATCGGTCTGGCCATGATAGCTGCGGCTAGGGGTTACAGATGCCTGTTGGTGATGCCCGCTAGCGTCAGCCTGAGGAGGGTCCTCATGCTGAAGGCTTACGGTGCTGAAGTGATACTCACTCCCCCGGAGAGGCGGACGGCGCTACACTCGAGGCCAAGCGCATCTACGAGCGGGATCCGAATTCCTACTTCATGCCCGATCAGTTCGATAATCCAGCTAACCCGAGGGCCCATTATGAAACCACGGGGCCTGAGATATGGCAGGACACCGATGGCAGGGTAACTCACTTAGTCGAGGGTTGGGGACCAGCGGTACCTTGATGGAGCCGGGAGGTACCTCAAGGAGAGGAAGTCCAGCGTTCAGCTGGTGGCTGCTGAACCCGAGCTGGGGCATAGGATACAGGGACTGAAGAACATGAGGGAGGCCATCGTTCCAAAGATATACGACGAGTCCCTGGTAGATAAGGAGATAGAGGTGAGCACTCAGGTAGCTTACGAGTGGACGCTCATGCTAACGAGGCAGGAGAGTATATTCGCTGGTCAGTCGTCGGGCGCCGTTATGTATGCGGCCGCTAAGGTATCTGAGGAGCTGGATAGCGGGTTGATAGTGGCGGTCCTCCCGGACTCCGGGTTCAAGTACCTGAGCGGTCCTCCTTACTACGATGAGGAGATCGTGAGGAGGTTCCTGGAGGCTAGGGGGAGAGGTGTTAGCGTGAGGATCTGAGCGTCCATAGCTATGGACGCTCAACTCGCGAATGAGCTGGAAAACTTTTTAAGTAAATGCTACGCGAAACCTCAGAGGGCGCCGGGGGAGCTGGGGGAAACCCGGCTGAGAGGGCAGCTTGTGCGCTGCCGACCCCTAGAACCTGATCCGGGTAATGCCGGCGTAGGGAGAGCGCCCTTCTCCTTATGCTGGCTATCCCCCTCCGGCGTCTTCTGGAGGGGAAGGACGTGGAGA
This is a stretch of genomic DNA from Candidatus Korarchaeum sp.. It encodes these proteins:
- a CDS encoding ParB N-terminal domain-containing protein; the protein is MRAVLLRISVLRVHEMTERERIKEIKGDILREGKLRRPILADGRTMIVIDGHHRLQALRELGCEFIPVVLVDYGSDDICVEAWRDDCSISKEDVIRVA
- a CDS encoding pyridoxal-phosphate dependent enzyme, which translates into the protein MNPNPKVEIYAKLEGLNPGGSVKDRICLRMIEEAEKEGKLTRDKVILEPTSGDTEIGLAMIAAARGYRCLLVMPASVSLRRVLMLKAYGAEVILTPPERRTALHSRPSASTSGIRIPTSCPISSIIQLTRGPIMKPRGLRYGRTPMAG
- a CDS encoding ABC transporter substrate-binding protein — encoded protein: MTRTQLILAILVLIIIIGAAAYFLTLPPAATPTPTSPTTTPTTTPTEMTTPPTTTVPAKKTLRVFLTAPIQMDPAVILDWASYQSVQNTYDTLVRLGLAGDIDPKLGLAERWDVSSDGLTYKFYLRKGVKFHSGRELTSKDVVFSMERLLKIGQGPAAIFAPIVDSIKAIDDYTVEIKMKQVYGPFLYALSTFYVLDSEEVKQHIKPTGEYGEMGDYGKEWLLTHDAGSGPYKIKEHLVGERLVLERFKDYWGYVNPNAPDEVTILPAPEAATQVSMLLRKEIDITYTLPAETIKEMMGREGVGVSNQLFGQQFVFVLNTKRPPLDDVHIRRALAYALDYEQARKAFLEEFSQPAIGPVARYIPGAPKDVTYYTRNLALAREELRKSKYYNELDKYPIELWWCAEAAFEEKPSVVFATSVMELDPKLKIEVVKKPWASIYDATFKVESTPHITVLLSTPWFPEVGSYLELKFHSKYAGKSLIHVSWLLNSTIDKMIDDALSTVDQSARFSKYKNILEVINSMVPEIVAFDYGMAVLYRKDYIISWPAGEGKPPYAVQYMYDFRFMELKG